In Synechocystis sp. PCC 6714, the following are encoded in one genomic region:
- a CDS encoding pentapeptide repeat-containing protein yields the protein METEQLLWQYGQGTRDFSRIELHHADLIQSDLAGIILNRALLEYGNLSGSNLSRAQLRRTNLSHGRLMGVKFVGSDLTGIDLSYSDLSWSDLTDCDLSGANLAYAKLKQARLIRTNLEGANLVETDFQGVTLEAVNFSRADLSGADLTRVDLAEANFSRADLSGADFRKANFDHANLYKVNLSQAQLRHGTVEEAFLQGADLSQANLKGANLSRALMKEVNLSLINLSEIHLKALPNKEQINCAGCALRGTIFQGANFQNANFEYALMEKALLAGAILRGANLVDASLRGADLRNVNFQNSHISSINLAKTIMPDGSVHP from the coding sequence ATGGAAACTGAGCAACTTCTTTGGCAATATGGCCAAGGCACTAGGGATTTTAGCCGCATTGAACTACATCACGCCGATTTAATCCAGTCCGATCTAGCAGGTATTATCCTCAACCGGGCCCTGCTGGAATATGGCAACCTCAGCGGCAGCAATTTATCCCGGGCCCAGCTACGGCGTACTAACCTAAGCCATGGCCGTTTGATGGGAGTAAAATTCGTTGGGTCAGACCTGACTGGCATAGATTTAAGTTACTCAGACCTTAGTTGGTCGGACTTAACCGATTGTGACCTCAGTGGAGCCAATTTAGCCTATGCCAAGCTCAAACAAGCCCGGCTGATACGGACAAATCTAGAAGGGGCTAACTTGGTGGAAACTGATTTCCAAGGAGTAACCCTAGAAGCGGTTAATTTCAGTCGGGCAGATTTAAGTGGAGCCGATCTCACTCGAGTTGATCTGGCGGAGGCTAATTTTAGTCGGGCGGACCTAAGTGGAGCGGATTTTCGTAAGGCCAACTTTGACCATGCAAATTTGTATAAGGTGAATCTAAGTCAAGCCCAATTACGTCACGGCACAGTGGAGGAAGCTTTTCTCCAGGGAGCCGACCTCAGTCAAGCTAATTTGAAAGGGGCGAATTTAAGCAGGGCATTAATGAAGGAAGTTAACCTCAGTTTGATTAATCTATCGGAAATTCACCTTAAAGCTCTCCCCAATAAGGAGCAGATTAACTGTGCCGGTTGCGCTCTGCGGGGCACCATTTTCCAGGGAGCTAATTTCCAGAATGCTAATTTTGAGTATGCTTTGATGGAAAAAGCTTTATTAGCCGGGGCCATACTCCGGGGGGCGAATTTAGTTGATGCCTCTTTACGGGGGGCGGACCTACGCAATGTCAATTTTCAGAATAGTCATATTAGCAGCATAAACTTGGCGAAAACAATTATGCCCGATGGGAGTGTGCATCCCTGA
- the leuD gene encoding 3-isopropylmalate dehydratase small subunit, with translation MSQIKQIQGKALPLVGDDIDTDRIIPARFLRCVTFDGLGEFVFADDRQQRGGNHPFDLPQHQDAKVLVVNRNFGCGSSREHAPQAIIKWGIKAIIGESFAEIFLGNCLANGVPCVTAPHSQVADLQQAITADPDLSVHLDLTTASVNYGDRSFSVILSDGAQQMLLDGQWDTCGQLVQNQRKIAATTEKLPYLHWHTSAA, from the coding sequence ATGAGCCAAATTAAACAAATTCAGGGTAAAGCCTTGCCCCTAGTGGGGGATGACATCGACACTGACCGTATCATTCCCGCCCGCTTTTTGCGCTGTGTCACCTTTGATGGCCTAGGGGAATTTGTCTTTGCCGACGATCGCCAGCAACGGGGGGGTAACCACCCCTTTGATCTGCCCCAACACCAAGACGCCAAAGTGTTAGTAGTCAACCGCAACTTTGGTTGTGGCTCCAGTCGGGAACACGCCCCCCAAGCCATTATTAAATGGGGCATTAAGGCCATCATCGGGGAAAGTTTCGCTGAAATCTTTTTGGGTAACTGCCTAGCCAATGGTGTGCCCTGTGTCACTGCCCCCCATAGCCAGGTTGCGGATTTACAACAAGCCATTACAGCAGACCCTGATTTGTCGGTGCATTTAGACCTGACCACCGCTTCCGTTAACTACGGCGATCGGAGTTTTTCCGTAATTCTCTCCGACGGGGCCCAGCAAATGCTACTGGATGGGCAATGGGACACCTGTGGCCAACTGGTGCAAAATCAGCGGAAAATTGCAGCCACCACCGAAAAATTGCCCTATCTCCATTGGCATACTTCTGCCGCCTAG
- a CDS encoding DUF4359 domain-containing protein has product MRVLSVFGAIGGVMMLASGALMAIGNPGKPDYEHYAVETLSIYLKTEICPQAPADFGGFVQSYCKTLVDVGQPQIKQVIAQTTNQQNFLLFSIYQTTLALPDPLPTYEFQTIGIMKQFYTYQAMEI; this is encoded by the coding sequence ATGAGAGTGTTATCGGTGTTTGGGGCGATAGGGGGAGTGATGATGTTGGCCAGCGGTGCTTTGATGGCGATCGGCAATCCTGGCAAACCAGACTATGAACATTATGCGGTGGAAACCCTCAGCATTTACCTAAAAACGGAGATTTGCCCCCAAGCACCGGCGGATTTTGGTGGCTTTGTCCAGAGTTATTGCAAAACCCTGGTGGATGTGGGACAACCGCAAATTAAGCAGGTCATCGCCCAAACTACCAATCAACAAAATTTCTTGCTATTTAGCATTTACCAAACCACCCTAGCTTTGCCGGATCCCTTGCCCACTTACGAGTTTCAAACCATTGGCATAATGAAACAGTTT